The nucleotide sequence ATTCGTCAGACAGCGCATCTCTGCGGAAATCATTTGGGAATGCGTTACCATTATCACGTAAAGCGGATAATTTTTCGCGGCGTGTTTGCAGTTCGTTATTTAAATCAGGTGCCTGCTCCGCACCTTGTTGCTGTTGCGACATGTTTTTCCTCACAGGCCCGCTTTTAAGCTAGCTTCAATAAATTTATCAAGATCACCGTCTAATACTGCTTGTGTATTACGCGTTTCCACACCAGTACGTAAATCTTTAATACGTGAATCATCAAGAACATAAGAACGAATTTGACTACCCCAGCCAATATCGGACTTGTTATCTTCCATTACTTGCTTGTCTGCATTTTTCTTCTGCATTTCCAGCTCGTATAACTTCGCTTTCATCTGCTTCATTGCCTGATCTTTGTTCTTATGCTGAGAGCGATCGTTTTGGCATTGAGTAACAAGACCTGTTGGAACGTGGGTAATACGAACCGCAGATTCTGTTTTGTTAACGTGCTGTCCACCCGCACCCGAAGCACGATAAACGTCAATACGTAAATCAGCTGGATTGATTTCAATATCAATATTGTCATCAACTTCAGGGTAAATAAAGGCAGAACTAAATGAGGTATGGCGACGGCCACCTGAGTCAAACGGGCTTTTACGAACTAGGCGATGAACACCTGTTTCTGTACGTAACCAACCATAAGCGTACTCACCAATAATTTTGATAGTCGCTGATTTTAATCCTGCAACATCACCGTCAGATTCTTCAATAATTTCTGTTTTAAAGCCTCTTGATTCAGCCCAACGTAAGTACATGCGCATCAGCATACTTGCCCAATCTTGCGCTTCTGTACCACCAGAGCCCGCTTGTAAATCAAGGTAGCAATCCGCACTGTCATATTCACCAGAGAACATACGACGGAATTCTAATTGCTCAAGCTTTTTATTTAAACCATCTAATTCAGCAATAGCTTCGTTAAATGTTTCTTCGTCATCAGCTTCAACCGCTAATTCAAGTAAACCAGAAACGTCTTCTAGTCCTTGCTCTAACTGATCGATTGTTTCTACGATAGCCTCAAGAGATGAACGCTCTTTGCCTAATGCTTGTGCCCTTTCTGGCTCGTTCCATACATCAGGTTGTTCTAATTCAGCGTTAACTTCTTCTAAACGCTCTTTCTTGGCATCATAGTCAAAGATACCCCCTGAGAACATTCGTTCTTTCAGAGACTTCTTCAATTTGGTGTTTTACGGGGTTGATTTCAAACATATTTTTTCGTCTTTATGTTGTTTTCAAAAACAATTGGAATAAATTTTGAACCGCATATTGTAACGGATATATCAGCGGGTTTATAGCATTTATATACAACTGTCTATCAGATAGTTGTTACCATAACAACGTTACTCTCTATATCACGGTAAATTGTTTAATTTATTCGCATTAACAAGGCCAAATGTGCTCAACAAGCAATTGAGCATTACGTTGCCCTCTAAATTCATTCACATCTAATCGATACGCTAGCTCAACTATTTTAATGCTGTTATCAGGCCACATATTAATATCAACATTAAAGGCAATAGCATCAATCATAAGATGGCTATTTACAGGCTGAAGCATCATTTTTAAATGCTTACTACCCACAATACGTTGCTGTAATAACGTGAATTTACCGTCAAATAAAGGCTCTGGAAAAGCTTGCCCCCACGGACCAGCCTCTCTTAGCATTTCAGCAATTGGTAGTGATAGCTGGTTTTCTGTTAGCTCACCATCAGATAAAATAACGCCTTGCAATTGCTCGTCAGAAACCAACTCTGCCATTAAAGACGAAAAATGACGCTGAAATAACGGGAATTTATCTTCTTCAAGTGAAAGCCCTGCTGCCATTGCATGCCCACCAAATTTCACCATCAAACCCGGATTTAATGTATTTAATCGCTCTAAGGCATCTCGCAAATGTACGCCACTAATTGAACGACCAGAGCCTTTTAACAGACCATCACCACTAGGTGCGAACGCAATAACAGGACGATGCAATTTCTCTTTAATACGAGAGGCTAAAATACCCACAACGCCTTGATGCCATTCGGGATGATATATCGCTAAACCATTAGGTAAATCATGTTGAGTGCCCATAAATTGGCGAAAAATGGTTGAGGCTTCTTCTTGCATTCCCGCTTCAATTTCACGCCGAGTTTGATTTAATCCATCAAGTTCATTGGCAATTTCACGAGCAGTACCAATATTGTCAGTTAAGAGTAAAGCAACCCCCACCGACATATCATCTAGGCGCCCTGCTGCATTTAAGCGAGGTCCTAAAGAAAAACCTAAATCACTACTAACCAATTGAGATAGTTCTTTACGAGACACTTCTGTTAACGCTTTAATACCCACACAACAACGTCCAGCTCTAATTCGGCGTAATCCTTCATAAACAAAAATACGGTTATTTTCATCAAGAGGAACAACGTCTGCCACTGTGCCTAGTGCAACTAAATCGAGAAAATCCGCCATATTAGGGCGAGCTAAGTTTTGTTGCTTGAACCAGCCTTGTTTTTCTAATTCAGCTCTTAATGCCGTCATTAAATAAAAAGTAACGCCAACACCTGCTAATGATTTAGATAAAAAAGAACAATCTGTCAGATTAGGATTAATAATCGCATCTGCGGCAGGTAAGGTTTGTCCTGGTAAATGGTGATCGGTAACGAGGACACGAATACCATATTCATGAGCCGCATCTACACCTTCAAAAGAGGAAATTCCATTATCCACAGTGATAATGAGATCAACCCCTTTTTTAGCAACGTCATGAACAACTTGAGGGCTTAAACCATAACCATCATCAAAGCGATTAGGAATATGATAGTTAACCTGCTTAAATCCCATTTGGCGTAATGCTTTAATCGCAAGTGCGGTACTTGTTGCACCATCAGCATCAAAATCGCCAACAATAACAATACGAGATTGTTGCTGTAATGCATCAATCAGTAATGAAATTGCCGTTTCTATTCCTGTTAATGCTTGATAATGAAGTAAGCCTTTTAACGATCGTTCTAGTTGAACTTCAGAGGTTATTCCACGATTAGCATAAATTTGTCGTAATAAGGGATCTAAGTGATCTGGTAATTGAGTTACCTGTGCAATTCGACGACGTAATGTCGGTTCAATAGTGACCATAAAACGTAATTACTTCTCTTTTTTATCTAATAATTCAACAAGGTTTTGTGCAGAAATATATCCACCATAAATACTAGCATTAGGTAATACAATAGCAGGTGTGCCTTGGATCCCCATCATGGTGCCTAATTTAAAATGTTCATTGATATTGATTTTTTTGCAATCATCAATCGCAATAATTTTGTCACCCTTAAATGCACTGTCTAATGATTTATTAGGGAAGCCACTACACCACACAGCATTCATTTCTTTGCTCACAATATTGTTGCTAATGCCATTACGAGGAAACGCTAAATAGCGTACTGTCACTCCTTGTTTATTCAATTCGGGTACTTCTTGATGAAGTTTTTGGCAATAGGGGCAACTAATATCAGTAAAAATAGTGATCACATGACGTTCATTTTGTGCTTTATAGACAATCATTTCATTTTTAAGTGAATCTACTTTTTTCATAATAATTTGATTGGCAATACTGACTGGCTCACCATTACTGATATTATAAATAGGGCCCGCGGTTAGATACTTACCATCATCTGTAATATAAAAAATGCCTTTGTCTGATAACACCGCATTTAACCCAACAATCGGTGTAGGTTGAATACTTTCTGCTTTAATTTGCATTTTAGCCAGTTGCGCTTCAATTGAGGCATTGTCAGCAAGCACGGACATTGACGCCATGCTTAATAATATTGGCAACCAGAATAATTTCTTTTTCATTTGAATTCCTATTTAACGCCTGCTCTTTAGCGGCTATCCCCTTGGATGATGTTGCTGATGAAGCGCTTTCAAGCGTTCTGTTGCAACATGGGTATAAATCTGTGTTGTAGAGAGGTCACTGTGCCCCAATAACATCTGTACAACACGCAAGTCTGCTCCATGATTTAAGAGATGTGTCGCAAATGCATGACGCAACACATGAGGTGATAGTTTTTCCGTATCGATCCCTGCTATCACAGCATAATGTTTTATCCGATGCCAAAATGTTTGGCGTGTCATTTTTTGCCCTCTTAAGCTAGGAAAAACAATATCGTCTGTTTTTCCTTGCATTAAAGTGGGTCTTCCATATTGCAGATATTGCTCCAGCCAGTAAATAGCTTCTTCACCTAAAGGAACTAATCGTTCTTTATCGCCCTTACCAATAACACGTAGCACACCTTGTCGTAAGCTGATATCAGAGAGGGATAATCCCACTAATTCAGAAACACGAAGCCCACATGCATAAAGGACTTCAAGCATTGCTTTATCGCGCAATTCAAGTGGCTCATCAATACAAGGGGCATTGAGTAAATCATCAACTTGTCGCTCACTTAAATCTTTTGGTAAACGCTTAGGAAGCTTAGGTGTTGACAGTAATGAGCTTGGGTCATCTAAACGTAATTTTTCACGATACAGATACTGGAATAATCGACGCATTGTGCTGAGTAGACGCGCGGCACTACTGGCTTTATAGCCTTCATCTAAACGCGTTGCGAGAAAGGATTGCAAATCCAAAGTAGTGACTGATAACCAGTCTAATTCGTGATGTGCAAGCCATTGTCCTAATGCTTGTAAGTCTAAGCGATAAGAACTGAGCGTATTTGCAGATAAGCCTTGCTCTAACCAAATATTGTCGAGAAATTGTTCAATGATAATATCAGTATCTTCATTGATATGAGTTGTCTTTTTTGTCGATAATTTGGTTTGTGACACAGTCTTACTCTCCCTCTCTTTAGCTTATCGCCTTTACATTATGCCTTATAAAAAAATTTTTCTGGTACAATAGTGACCTTTATTGGCAAAAATATCCTAAAAATCTTTATGAAAATTGGTCTATTTTACGGTTCCAGCACTTGTTACACCGAAATGGCAGCAGAAAAAATTCGTGATATTCTCGGTGAAGAGTTCGTTGATCTTCATAATGTTCAAGAGTGTGATATCACACTTATGGAACAATATGACATCCTTATTTTAGGTATTCCAACTTGGGATTTTGGTGAGATCCAAGAAGATTGGCTCAATATTTGGGATACATTGCCGACATTAAATTTAAAAAATAAGCTTATTGCAATGTATGGGATGGGTGATCAGGTTGATTACAGCGAATGGTTTCTTGATGCGCTGGGTATGCTCTACCATCATTTATTACCAAGTGGTGTTAAGTTTATTGGGTTCTGGCCTGTTGATGGGTATGAATTTGTCAGCCCAAAACCTTTATCTGATGATGGTAAACATTTTGTTGGTCTTGCATTAGATGACGTAAACCAGTTTGAAGAAACTGATGAACGTTTATCACAATGGTGTATGCAAATTCTACGTGAAGTAGAAGAAAATTTATAAATTTAATATCCAGATATTAAATATCTGGATATTGCATCAATAACTGAGAAAAGTTACGCCACTCATTTTCAGTCATACTATCAAAAGCAACCCATAACGTGATTTGCTTTTTATTTAGAATAGAGGTTAACGTTATTCGAGCACCAAAACGGCTGATCCAAGGGCGTTTTGTTATTTGCCATTCATGCAGTTTCCATTGAATTCGGTTGCCATTCAGTAAAATAAAATCCCCTTTGATACGACTAATATTCTTTTGTGTGAAATACCAACTACCTATCAAGAAAAGTAACAATGGAACCCAAACATAAATAAAATCAGGAGGCCATGGATACAACAGTAAACCGATCTCAAAGGCAACATAAGCAACTGTTGAGAAGAGTTGAGTAAACCATGATACTGTGAGGTGCGATTTCCATAAAATCACGAGTTATATTAACTCCTGCTATAATTCTATACGAATATAAATAAGTTAAAGATAATAAAGACCAACCTATTTATAATGTAACTTCTTCCTTAACCTTGCAAATAGTTTATCTTATATTTTAGCTTAATTATTTATTGTTACTTTTTCGATTTAATATGTGTTCAAAAAAATATAACTTAATAATAAGTACGAAATTTCTATTCTTTCTTAATCGCTGTTTTAATAAAGTCAGCATACCTGATTTATTAAGTATAAAGCGAAAAACATCAAAAAAAGGCGATTTAAGCGATCATTTTTAGAGGTAGTGCGCAAATTTAACGCAACTATATTTTTTATTTCAGTAAATTTTAGAGTGTCATTAATATTATTAAATTTCTATATAAAAAATAAAAACGCCTTTATTTGATGAGAAAATAAAAGCGTCATTCTTAATCAATCTTAATTACTATTGAATCTATCGCTGATTTGATAATCTATTTTATTAATATTTATCAACGATCTCCGCCATTCTAGCTTTATTGCGATCTTGGATTAATTTCACCATATAATAGAGCGCATCATCATCAGGGCGTCCATGATTCATTAACCAGTTAAATAAATCAGGATCTGCACACTCTAGTAAACGAACAAAAAGCGCTTTATCGTTATCAGATAGCGTATCGTATTCATTCTCGAAAAAAGGCATGATAGAAATATCCAGTTCACGCATTCCACGACGACATGCCCAGTTAATTCGTGCTTTATTCTCTATATCGATAGTCATACTCTGCTCTTTACATTGTTCAAATCAAGAAATACCACTATTTCTTCCTAGCATTGATAATAGTCTTATCGCAAAATTTTTAACATCAAAATGATCACAGTTTGCAGGTTTAGTCTCATAGACAACCTATTGAACACGCTTTCATTTGTTATTTATCAAGTTCATTTTCTGTGCGTTAAAAATAATAATGACTTGCATTGTCTTGCCACTCTTTTACCATAACTGATGTATCTGATTAATTTAATAGCTGGTGACATCATGACTCAAAATTCTACTCAGGCTAAACGCCCTCATGCAGCAATCAATTTGCCATTAACACTGGTTTCTTTAGATGAATGGTCACTGATAACAGCAACAGGTGCTGACAGTGAAAAATATCTACAAGGTCAACTAACAACGGATATTGCAGCACTTCCAACAACAACACATACATTGTCTGCACACTGTGAAGCAAAAGGTAAAATGTGGAGTACACTTCGCTTATTCCACCAGCAAGACGGTTTCGCTTATATTTTGCGTAAAAATGTCGCACAAAAACAACTTGCTGAATTAAAAAAATATGCTGTATTTTCAAAAGTAACCTTAGCTGAAAATACAGATAGCGTTTTATTAGGATTAGCAGGGCAAGGTGCTGCTCTTGCATTAGCAGATTACTTTCCAAATATCCCTCGTAAAGCAAACGAAGTGGTTAATCACGATAATACTTATATTCTGCAATTACCTTTACCTACTGAACGCTTTTTAATCGTAACAGACGAAGAAACGGCAAAAAATCTTGCAACAACATTAAAAGCAGAAACCAGTGATAGTGAGCAATGGTTAGCCTTAGATATTGAGGCTGGATATCCTGTTATTGATACTCCAAATATTGAGCAATTCTTACCTCAAGCAACAAATCTGCAAGCATTACCACTGAGTATCTGCTTTAAAAAAGGCTGTTATACCGGGCAAGAGATGGTATCTCGTGCGAAATTCAGAGGCGCAAATAAACGTGCTATGTATTTGTTATCAGGTGGTGGTACTGAATTGCCTGAGATTGGTGGTAGCGTTGAATGGCAATTAGGCGAAGATAAATGGCGTAAAACAGGAACGGTATTAAGCGCTGTACGTATGGCTGATAATACTATTTTGGCTGAAGTTGTTATGAATAACGATATGGAGCTAGATAGTGTATTTCGAGTTCAAGACGATAACATCAGTCGTTTATCCATTAAACCACTGCCTTATTCTTTAGAAGAAGAGTAATTCTTATTTATCATAACCAATACGGACTTTTATGACACAATTACCAAAAGGGGCATTTGGCCCCTTCTCTGATACTATTAACTTTATTATGGAGTTAGATAAACTAAAACGTGTTTATCGTAAAAATAATGTATTAGACAATAGTCGTTCCGAAAATACCGCAGAACATAGTTGGCACTTTGCCGTTGCAGCAATGAGTTTTCAGCCTTACGCGGGTGACATTGATATGGGACGAGCTATTCAATTAGCCCTTGTTCACGATATCGTTGAAATAGATGCTGGCGATGTGATGGTTTATGACGTTGCCGCTCGAGAAGCGATTAAAGAGCACGAGCAAAAAGCCGCAAAACGTATTTTCTCTTTATTGCCTTCTCCACAAAGTGAATATTTCCTCAATTTATGGCTGGAATATGATGCGGCTGAAACACCAGAATCTCAGTTTGCTAATATTCTTGATCGCACCATGCCAATGCTGATGAATTTACATAATGAAGGTCAAAGCTGGGTCGAAAATAATATCCGCTTAGAGCAAGTATTAGCGCGTAATCTGTTTATTGAAAAACAGTGGCCTGAATTTTGGCAATATCTCTACCCTCAATTATTAGAGGCACAGAAAAAAGGCTGGCTGAAGTAATCGATTCAATGCTGAATTTATTAAATAAAAAATACCGATGGCTAACTTAACCATCGGTATTTAAATTTAAGAATATAGCTAGATTAAAGCTTATTCATAGTCACTAATTGGCGCACATGAACAATGTAAATGGCGGTCGCCATACACATCATCCAGACGTTTAACCGCTGGCCAATATTTGCTTTGTTTCGTTGCTTCACTTGGGAACACCGCACATTCACGACTATAACTATGTGACCACTCTTGCACTAATTCATATTGTGTGTGAGGTGCATTAACTAATGGATTGTCATCAATTGGCCATACGCCTTTATCTACTTGTGCAATTTCAGCACGAATAGAAAGCAGCGCTTCAATAAAGCGATCAATTTCAACTTTACTTTCAGACTCTGTTGGCTCAATCATTAATGTACCCGCAACAGGGAATGACATGGTTGGAGCGTGGAATCCATAGTCAATTAAACGCTTAGCTACATCCATTTCACTGATACCGTAATTCGCTTTTAATGGGCGAATATCGATAATACATTCATGTGCGACATAACCATCAGCGCCAGCATAAAGAATGTCATAATCATTTTTCAAACGTTGTGCGATATAGTTCGCATTTAAGATTGCCACTTGGCTTGCTTGTTTAAGCCCTTGTGCACCCATCATACGAATATACATCCAACTAATCGGTAGTATTGAAGCGCTACCAAATTGAGCCGCAGAAACAGCACCTTGTGTAGTGACATTTTCCATTTCAACAACAGAATGACCTGGTACAAATGGCGCTAAGTGTGATTTCACGCCAATAGGCCCCATTCCTGGACCACCACCACCATGAGGAATACAGAAGGTTTTATGTAAGTTTAAGTGAGAAACATCAGAACCAATAAAGCCCGGTGTTGTGATCCCCACTTGTGCATTCATATTGGCACCATCAAGATAAACTTGTCCGCCATATTGATGAATGATTTCACAGACTTCACGAATACCTTCTTCATAAACACCATGCGTTGATGGGTATGTCACCATCACACAAGAGAGTTCAGCTTGATGTTTTTCTGCTTTGGCTTTTAAGTCTGCAATATCGATATTGCCGTTATCATCACAACCGACCACCACCACTGTCATGCCTGCCATATGAGCAGAAGCGGGGTTAGTACCGTGTGCTGAACTTGGGATCAAGCAAATATGTCGCGCACCTTCACCACGGCTTTGGTGATAACGACGAATCGCTAATAAGCCCGCATATTCACCTTGCGCACCCGAGTTTGGTTGCATACACATCGCATCATAACCCGTTAATGCAGCAAGCCAATTGGATAGTTGTCCAATCATCACTTGATAGCCTTTCGCTTGATAGGCTGGGCAGAATGGATGTAGCTCTGTAAATTCAGGCCATGTAATAGGGATCATTTCAGCGGCAGCATTAAGTTTCATCGTACATGATCCTAATGGGATCATCGCTTGATTCAATGCTAAGTCTTTATTTTCTAAACGATGCATATAGCGCATCATTTCTGTTTCACTGTGATACTGATGAAAGTTTTCATGTGTCAGCACAGTGTCTTTACGTTGCATAGAAGCAGGAATTGATACTGATGAGGAGGCAACTTGTTTATCAAGTGCATCAATATCACCAGTTAATGCTTTACCACTAATAATTTCAACAAGCTTTAATACATCTTCACGCGTTGTAATTTCGCTTAGTGTTACACCTACAGCACCCACAATATCAGTACGTAAGTTAATTTCGGCATCTTTAGCGCGTTGTAATACAGCGGCTTTATCGGCGGTATCAATCGTTAATGTATCAAACCAAGTTTTATGGCGTAATACCATACCGTTTTGTTGTAAACCCGCAGCTAAAATATCCGTTAAACGATGAATACGTTGAGCGATGGTTTTTAACCCTTCTGGCCCATGATAAACCGCATACATAGCCGCGATATTGGCAAGTAAAACTTGGGATGTACAAATATTCGAGTTCGCTTTTTCACGACGAATATGCTGTTCACGCGTTTGCATCGCCATACGTAATGCACGATTACCCGCAGCATCGCGAGAGACACCAATAATACGACCCGGCATCGCACGTTTATATTCATCACGGCAAGCAAAGAATGCCGCATGTGGGCCACCGTAACCCATTGGGACACCAAAACGTTGCGCTGAGCCTAATACGATATCAGCACCTTGATGACCTGGCGCAGTGAGAACCACCAGCGCCATTAAATCAGCGGCAACACTAGTAATTATTTTGCGCTCTTTTAGTGCGGCTAATAACTTGCTGTGATCATGAACTTCGCCCGTTGTGCCGACTTGTTGTAATAGCACACCAAAGACACCTTCAAGCTCTAATACTTTTTCAGCTTTATCAACAACAACCTCAAAACCAAAAGTATCTGCACGAGTTCTGACAACATCTAAGGTTTGAGGGTGAATATCATCAGCGACAAAGAAACGATCCGCATTTTTCAGTTTGCTTACACGTTTTGCCATTGCCATTGCTTCAGCTGCGGCCGTTGCTTCATCTAGCAACGATGCAGAAGCGAGATCCATTCCTGTATAATCAATTGTAACCTGTTGGAAATTCAATAGTGATTCTAGACGACCTTGAGAAACTTCTGGCTGATAAGGTGTATAAGCGGTATACCAACCTGGATTTTCTAATAAATTACGCAAAATCACAGGAGGCAATACAGAAGGTGCGTAACCCATTCCAATGTAAGAAGTAAAACGTTTATTTTGGCTGGCGATCGCTTTTAATTCAGCCAAGGCTTCTTGCTCTGTTGCCCCTGCACCCACATTCGGTGGTGTTTCTAATTGAATATTATTTGGAACAATTTTTTGAGTTAATTCATTTAATGAGGAGACGCCAACAGCACTGAGCATCTCTTTAATCTGTTCTGGTGATGAGCCAATATGGCGACGAATAAATTCATCGCGATACTCTAACTGATTTAAAGTCTGTGTCATTGCAAGTAATTTCCTGAATTCACTATGAATGGATAGGTAAATAGCACAAGGCTTAAAGCGCGTTGAGATAGCATTACGATAACAAGCTAACAAATAAAAACGCCCCGACATTGATTTGACGGGGCGCTTCGTTTTACTCTTCGCTATCTACCAGTTCTTGATAACCGGCGGCATCAAGTAAGTCATCTAATTCGCTTTCATTATTTGCTTTAATGCGAAATAACCAACCTTCTCCGTAAGGCGCACTGTTCACCAGTTCTGGAGAACCATCTAACTCTTCATTTACTGCGATAATTTCACCCGATAATGGTGCGTAAATATCTGATGCTGCTTTTACTGATTCCGCTACCGCACAATCATCACCAGCTGCGACTTCTCTACCCACTTCTGGTAGATCAACAAACACCATGTCACCTAATAATTCCTGTGCATGTTCAGTAATACCGATAGTGTATTCACCATTGCCTTCTGAACGGATCCACTCATGAGATTGTGCGTATTTTAATTCACTAGGTATTTGACTCATTGACCTTACTCTCCATTTAAAATAATTGTACGTGT is from Proteus columbae and encodes:
- the prfB gene encoding peptide chain release factor 2 (programmed frameshift), encoding MFEINPVKHQIEEVSERTNVLRGYLDYDAKKERLEEVNAELEQPDVWNEPERAQALGKERSSLEAIVETIDQLEQGLEDVSGLLELAVEADDEETFNEAIAELDGLNKKLEQLEFRRMFSGEYDSADCYLDLQAGSGGTEAQDWASMLMRMYLRWAESRGFKTEIIEESDGDVAGLKSATIKIIGEYAYGWLRTETGVHRLVRKSPFDSGGRRHTSFSSAFIYPEVDDNIDIEINPADLRIDVYRASGAGGQHVNKTESAVRITHVPTGLVTQCQNDRSQHKNKDQAMKQMKAKLYELEMQKKNADKQVMEDNKSDIGWGSQIRSYVLDDSRIKDLRTGVETRNTQAVLDGDLDKFIEASLKAGL
- the recJ gene encoding single-stranded-DNA-specific exonuclease RecJ, with protein sequence MVTIEPTLRRRIAQVTQLPDHLDPLLRQIYANRGITSEVQLERSLKGLLHYQALTGIETAISLLIDALQQQSRIVIVGDFDADGATSTALAIKALRQMGFKQVNYHIPNRFDDGYGLSPQVVHDVAKKGVDLIITVDNGISSFEGVDAAHEYGIRVLVTDHHLPGQTLPAADAIINPNLTDCSFLSKSLAGVGVTFYLMTALRAELEKQGWFKQQNLARPNMADFLDLVALGTVADVVPLDENNRIFVYEGLRRIRAGRCCVGIKALTEVSRKELSQLVSSDLGFSLGPRLNAAGRLDDMSVGVALLLTDNIGTAREIANELDGLNQTRREIEAGMQEEASTIFRQFMGTQHDLPNGLAIYHPEWHQGVVGILASRIKEKLHRPVIAFAPSGDGLLKGSGRSISGVHLRDALERLNTLNPGLMVKFGGHAMAAGLSLEEDKFPLFQRHFSSLMAELVSDEQLQGVILSDGELTENQLSLPIAEMLREAGPWGQAFPEPLFDGKFTLLQQRIVGSKHLKMMLQPVNSHLMIDAIAFNVDINMWPDNSIKIVELAYRLDVNEFRGQRNAQLLVEHIWPC
- the dsbC gene encoding bifunctional protein-disulfide isomerase/oxidoreductase DsbC — translated: MKKKLFWLPILLSMASMSVLADNASIEAQLAKMQIKAESIQPTPIVGLNAVLSDKGIFYITDDGKYLTAGPIYNISNGEPVSIANQIIMKKVDSLKNEMIVYKAQNERHVITIFTDISCPYCQKLHQEVPELNKQGVTVRYLAFPRNGISNNIVSKEMNAVWCSGFPNKSLDSAFKGDKIIAIDDCKKININEHFKLGTMMGIQGTPAIVLPNASIYGGYISAQNLVELLDKKEK
- the xerD gene encoding site-specific tyrosine recombinase XerD, with product MSQTKLSTKKTTHINEDTDIIIEQFLDNIWLEQGLSANTLSSYRLDLQALGQWLAHHELDWLSVTTLDLQSFLATRLDEGYKASSAARLLSTMRRLFQYLYREKLRLDDPSSLLSTPKLPKRLPKDLSERQVDDLLNAPCIDEPLELRDKAMLEVLYACGLRVSELVGLSLSDISLRQGVLRVIGKGDKERLVPLGEEAIYWLEQYLQYGRPTLMQGKTDDIVFPSLRGQKMTRQTFWHRIKHYAVIAGIDTEKLSPHVLRHAFATHLLNHGADLRVVQMLLGHSDLSTTQIYTHVATERLKALHQQHHPRG
- the fldB gene encoding flavodoxin FldB; translated protein: MKIGLFYGSSTCYTEMAAEKIRDILGEEFVDLHNVQECDITLMEQYDILILGIPTWDFGEIQEDWLNIWDTLPTLNLKNKLIAMYGMGDQVDYSEWFLDALGMLYHHLLPSGVKFIGFWPVDGYEFVSPKPLSDDGKHFVGLALDDVNQFEETDERLSQWCMQILREVEENL
- a CDS encoding protein YgfX, with amino-acid sequence MILWKSHLTVSWFTQLFSTVAYVAFEIGLLLYPWPPDFIYVWVPLLLFLIGSWYFTQKNISRIKGDFILLNGNRIQWKLHEWQITKRPWISRFGARITLTSILNKKQITLWVAFDSMTENEWRNFSQLLMQYPDI
- the sdhE gene encoding FAD assembly factor SdhE; translation: MDIENKARINWACRRGMRELDISIMPFFENEYDTLSDNDKALFVRLLECADPDLFNWLMNHGRPDDDALYYMVKLIQDRNKARMAEIVDKY
- the ygfZ gene encoding tRNA-modifying protein YgfZ; translated protein: MTQNSTQAKRPHAAINLPLTLVSLDEWSLITATGADSEKYLQGQLTTDIAALPTTTHTLSAHCEAKGKMWSTLRLFHQQDGFAYILRKNVAQKQLAELKKYAVFSKVTLAENTDSVLLGLAGQGAALALADYFPNIPRKANEVVNHDNTYILQLPLPTERFLIVTDEETAKNLATTLKAETSDSEQWLALDIEAGYPVIDTPNIEQFLPQATNLQALPLSICFKKGCYTGQEMVSRAKFRGANKRAMYLLSGGGTELPEIGGSVEWQLGEDKWRKTGTVLSAVRMADNTILAEVVMNNDMELDSVFRVQDDNISRLSIKPLPYSLEEE
- a CDS encoding HD domain-containing protein, which encodes MTQLPKGAFGPFSDTINFIMELDKLKRVYRKNNVLDNSRSENTAEHSWHFAVAAMSFQPYAGDIDMGRAIQLALVHDIVEIDAGDVMVYDVAAREAIKEHEQKAAKRIFSLLPSPQSEYFLNLWLEYDAAETPESQFANILDRTMPMLMNLHNEGQSWVENNIRLEQVLARNLFIEKQWPEFWQYLYPQLLEAQKKGWLK